The following is a genomic window from Malus sylvestris chromosome 12, drMalSylv7.2, whole genome shotgun sequence.
AGAgggaagtgagagagagagagaagcgaagaggagagagagagggaatggGAATGGGATTGCTGGGGAGCTCAACAATCCCATTGGGAGTGGGAATGGGAGGAGTAGTGGGCGAGCATTGCTGGGAATGGGGGAGAAAGTTCTTGAAGTACGAACTCTGCAGCGTGAAGGACGGCATGTCGTTGGCGCTGGGTGTAATCAGCGTACTCAGTTGGGGTGTCGCTGAGGTTCCCCAAATCATCACCAACTACAAGGCCAAATCCAGTCAAGGCCTCTCTCTTGCTTTCTTGATCACTTGGATTATCGGGTAATATTCTAATAATCTACTCTAATTTACGGAAAATAGGTTTATGGTGTAGGATTTAAGAGTGGGAGTACAGTGCCCTAACCAACTAGTGTAACGCACATCTGTTTAATAGTTACGTCAATGTCATTTCATATATTTCGAACATGAAAACTCGGttgcatgcataaatattcTTGACCACTTGAGTTATAAGCGCTTTTGCCAAACTATACTATCCAATGCAATCTTGAAGTTCTTGAAGTATATTTCTTTGGCCAAATGACATACGTTCAATGTGTTTTTCTACAATTTTCGCCTTCGTACGTCCTTGCGCTTTTGATATTGATGTAAGATTAATTGCTTTGGAATAGTCCAAAGAGTATCTCACTCTCACCAATCCATTTGTTCTTTGATGATTTTGTGtacttttttgaatttttgaaatgtGTTGGATCATTCCTTTCGTTTTCAAACTGGAATTTCAATCTTTTATTTGGACCTGTAActaattttatatcaaattatTTTGCAGGGACCTGTTTAACCTTTTTGGCTGCCTGTTAGAACCAGCTACTGTGAGTGTCGTTTACTGTTTCATTGTTTTCATAGCTTTCGAAACTTTGTTTAAGGTTTTTagcttttatttattgtttgagTGTAAATGTATGATGTATGATTAGCGATGATTTTGTGTTAACTTTATGACCAAAGCGCATTTGCAGAGGAGACATGTCTCCAGTATTTGTTAGTACTTTGCGTCAGACATGTCTCCTTTAGTCTGTAAGTTTAAATCATCGTAATAAAGAACGCTAAGCTAACCCCTAATGTAAGAGTATTAGTTTCGTTAATTGCTGATGGGAAGACCAATACTTGTGACATGGCTTCCAAGAAGACGACATTTTGTTTTCCTTCCCATTGTTGTCATTTGTGTATGAAGTATGCTTATAGTATAGATTACTTGTGGCGTTGTGTAATGCACGCTTATTTGAGAAGTTTATATTCTGGGGGGAAAAGGCTCTGGAAATGTTCTATGATGGAAATTCTTTGGGTTATATGGGTGGAAGGGAATAGGAGGGCTTTTACAATGTGCTTGGAGAGGAGGTGGACTGGATGCATGTGACCTTTATAGATTTTGTGCCCGGAGGATTTTTGAGAATGTTCTCCTTATCTTGATCCATGTTCCATGTATAAAGTCTGTTTTTATGTACAAGTAGGAGTAGAGTTGCTCACAAATTTTGACCATGATGcctattaggattttttttttttgttttattgctTCCCCAAGATGTTATGGTCATAATCTCAGTTTAAGATACGCCATTTTTGGATAAACATTTCTTTCACGAGGAACAATTATTGGTGACTAACTGCCTTTGTATACGTTCTTATGCAGCTTCCAACACAGTACTATACAGCAATTGTAAGAATGTTGAATCAAGCTGCACTTTGATATCTAAACAAcataggtttttttatttaaatttacttCATGTCATTAACAAATAAGTTGATGCAATCTTTCTCTGTTTTCTTGGCATGCAGTTGTATTTAACAACCACATTGGTTCTTTCTGTACAGACCATATACTATGGTTACGTATATCCTCGTCTTAATAATTTGAGACAGAAAAAGGTTAGATTCTATGTCCTCGTCTCCTCTTATATAATGTGCATGCTCTTTACTCTTTTGACACTCATGCATGTTTTCTTTCAAGTTTATAACTTAGGGATTAGAGAGATATTCAAGTTCGTCTCAGAGAGACTTGAATATCTCCTAGTCCCTGAAGTATAAAACAGTATCATATAACTGGAGTACTTAATTTACTTATAACCGTTACATTTGCTTATTGAACTACTTTCTGCTTTaggtttcttttttcctttttacagTCATACATAGAGTATGCGTAATGCTTATATCAAAAAGCAAGTGGATACCGCTAATGTACTTATCACTTATCTGTAATTTAGGGTTCCAAGACTAATCCGGCTGAGGTTCCAGGAAAAGCTAGTGGCAGGGTTAATGTGATTGACACCCCCTCTGCAGGAAATGAATGGACTTCACCCATTCTTTGTCCCAATATTTCTCCTGGACGAGAATCATACTACATGTAATTGATTTTTCCATTCACATTGACAAATTATTATCAATTATTCTCTTACAGTCTTGCTTTTTATAATTTAACTGATGAAGAATTCGATTGGATCACCAAAGTTCTATACGCATTTTCTCAAGTGTGTCCTTTGTTAAATTTCAGCCAAAACATGGTTCTGCCTATAAATGCAGATACCAGCCATTGACAGAAAAATTACTGTTGTGGATAGTCGCAGATCTAATAAGTTTCTCTGATTGGGTCATCTAGGCTATTTTAATTTGCGCATTCAATAACTTGTGTATGCCTTTTGACTGCTTGTGCTCGAGACTTGGAGATATTCAAGCCTCTCTGATTTTTATCATAGAGCTTTTGATCAGTTGCTCACCCTTGCTACATATGTAAGCTTGAAATTGTGAAACAAAATGTTGCTAGCTGAAATAGTTGGTAACATTTTTACAGAACGTCTGAAACTATAATCAGATGGTTTCTGACAGAATTTTAAATCTGCACAGTGCAGTGATCTATCTAATTTTCATTGTTGACAATCATGATCATGTAAGTGGATATCTGTTTTCTTGGAAATTCATCAGATCGGCAAGGTCTTTATCAAGGAGTCACACCCCTTCAGAAGGATTTCATGCAGCACAAAGAAAAACTCTTCCATTTAATCGTAATCGAAATCCAAATGAAGAGCCCTTGCTTGGTGCACTTGCATCTACACAATCTGCATCATCTAATAATGTCAAGACTACGCTGTGTGTGGTGAGCTCTACATTGCTGATTGTATAATTATATTCTGTTGTTCTAGCATTTGATCTTCCGATGTAAACTTTTGTCTCTTCTACTTTAGGTCTCGCTGATGACCCTCTTTTGCACTTTTAATCAACGATCAGTTGATTTAATTGTTGACAATCCAAATCGAGGAGTAGTGATGCAAGTAGGAAGAAGGCTGTTGCAGGTAGTTGACATTCTAAAGTATTAGTTTACTTCACTTTTATTACTCTTAAGATTCTATATATAAAACTGGTTAGGCAGCAGTATTATTGTTGCACAGACCACTAGTGTTTACCGTTAACCAGTTTTCGCTTTCAGTTGCCTCTTAACTTTTAAGCTATTGGATAAGTGGCCTATTAGTTGGAATGTTGGGGAGTTGGAATATCCGATTATCATCATCATTATTGTTCTCAACTTTTGAGTTTGTTCTTTTCTGGTGAAACACTATTTGAATTTCAGGTAAATAGCGGGCTGTTGCGAGAAATGGGTACTAAACATAGCAGTGGGATAGGAAGTTTCCTTGGTTGGGGAATGGCAGTTATTTACATTGGTGGACGGTTTCCCCAAATTTACTTAAATGTGAGTAGTACCCTTCGAAGTAGTCAATTTCTTTCGTGAGTAGTACCCTTTATTATAGAATATGGGCATTCACCTTCTGTCTCAGTTGTCTGTGCAATGTTAACTTCTGATTCTTGATCAATTTTTTTGCAGATCCGCAAGGGGAATGTTGACGTAAGCATTTTCACCTTCATTGTTGTAGTTAATAATGGATGGAAAAAGAAAGTTAATCTGTGTTTATGTTAGGCATAAGCTCAAGTTCAGGGGttatttgtattttgttttagtttttatcAGAATTAGGACTTTGTGGgttaatttgttatatgaattTTGTAAAACTAATATACTTTAAGGTCTAATTATACTCTAGTAAGACGACCCTCTTTGTcgacaaatatatatttaataccaAATATAACCTTATTGTTGAAATGAGTATCATTGAGAGAGAATTTTTCTGTATAATA
Proteins encoded in this region:
- the LOC126593485 gene encoding uncharacterized protein LOC126593485; translated protein: MGMGLLGSSTIPLGVGMGGVVGEHCWEWGRKFLKYELCSVKDGMSLALGVISVLSWGVAEVPQIITNYKAKSSQGLSLAFLITWIIGDLFNLFGCLLEPATLPTQYYTAILYLTTTLVLSVQTIYYGYVYPRLNNLRQKKGSKTNPAEVPGKASGRVNVIDTPSAGNEWTSPILCPNISPGRESYYISARSLSRSHTPSEGFHAAQRKTLPFNRNRNPNEEPLLGALASTQSASSNNVKTTLCVVSLMTLFCTFNQRSVDLIVDNPNRGVVMQVGRRLLQVNSGLLREMGTKHSSGIGSFLGWGMAVIYIGGRFPQIYLNIRKGNVDGLNPFMFIFAVVGNAAYVASILVNSMEWSKISPNLAWLVDAGGCMLLDIFILLQFFQYWRHRNVEGKDRHSNAA